TCTGGCTGTCCCGAAGCCGGGCGCTGTGGATCCTGGACGAACCCTTCTCGGCGCTCGACACCGCGTCCGTCACCCACCTGGGAAAGTTGCTGGACGGACACGTGAGCGGCGGCGGAATCGCCGTGCTCACCACCCATCAGGAAGTGGCACTGCCGCATGGACGAACCCGCCGGCTCCGGCTCGACTCACGCGCATGATCGCAGCGCTGTGGGCCGCATTCCGTCGGGACGTGATGCAGGCATGGCGCCGGCGCGCAGACTGGTTGACCACCTTCTTCTTCTTCATCATCGTCGTGAGCCTGTTTCCCCTGGGTGTCGGGCCGGAGCCGGAGATGCTGAAGACCATGGCGCCCGGAATACTCTGGGTGGCCGCTCTGCTGGCCGCCATGCTGTCGTTGCCGCGCGTGTTCGGCACCGACTATGCGGACGGATCGCTGGAGCAACTCGCCCTGGCACCGCAGCCGCTGTCCATGCTGGTGCTGTCCCAGGTGACGGCACACTGGCTTCTCTCGGGGGTGCCGCTCGCGCTGATGGCGCCGGTCCTGGGCCTGCAGTTCGGTCTGGCGCCCGACCTGCTGGGCATTCTTCTCGGGACGCTGCTCCTCGGGACACCCTGCCTCTCC
The Betaproteobacteria bacterium DNA segment above includes these coding regions:
- the ccmB gene encoding heme exporter protein CcmB, with amino-acid sequence MIAALWAAFRRDVMQAWRRRADWLTTFFFFIIVVSLFPLGVGPEPEMLKTMAPGILWVAALLAAMLSLPRVFGTDYADGSLEQLALAPQPLSMLVLSQVTAHWLLSGVPLALMAPVLGLQFGLAPDLLGILLGTLLLGTPCLSLIGAVGAALTLGVRGGGVLVALLVLPLYIPVLIFGAGAVEATASGAGASGHLSLLGACLCVALVTGPLAAAAALRVALE